One genomic region from Athalia rosae chromosome 3, iyAthRosa1.1, whole genome shotgun sequence encodes:
- the LOC105690308 gene encoding centrosomal protein of 131 kDa codes for MINIKHQKVASKPPISKCSMERRMDKEKVKLAQNNSASNLPQNISETLKKPEYFAVADTTSEEIEAMIENIGIDIQKIQATSDFNQNVIQPNSCSFDQLCSMINDLEQNVTGHGTSNVIDEKISSNRYSNNQFQPERDYSMKQSGSSPSTYEDIMTLLEMLDNDGYLSRAPNDQANVYSKVVRNTPADQCIQCCNTQGIHPASSYSSKTLKEDLATVKLQLEERDSTVELLKNELKTQCRSACEKMESQTKKHAGELQAQKTKYQTVIKRHQKFIEQIISDKKNLTEKCNALTEHIKQMEVKYQREMKVAAERHGVELQRARELCAASEKIRRERWLEAKTSKIKEMTVKGLEPELRSMIEQHQQELQEIRSAHIKELQDTELRTIRRSNQQLEQLRLELTSSHEKLLSNEKDILKTRYNEKLEQQESLFQDQRRKLIDDLEGGKKILAQEQQRLIAERDAAINLANSQCSEKINTLMRQNQIEKKNLQETLRIEQETWMENYRRQQNTKLEKMESRLRNECSRERDRQIELAIERLEKETLEMKTSLQQSSENRLRCMKEKYEAELQDVSNSEQLLKSKVTSMQERLTETTIQLQKTEEKLQQCMLQISNSAQLVDQLTIEKNNAKKIVRQEIESEKRELEDKIASLYKELTENNSNRDVQMAQLYSRVKLLVTQKDLTIGKLVKEAEESQKKCDHLEKLLDQQRKDYVLKSL; via the exons ATGATTAATATAAAGCATCAAAAAGTAGCTTCAAAGCCACCCATCAGCAAATGTTCAATGGAGAGAAGAATGGACAAGGAGAAAGTGAAACTTGCTCAGAATAATAGTGCATCAAACTTGCCTCAAAATATTAGTGAAACTCTGAAAAAACCCGAGTATTTCGCAGTCGCTGATACTACTTCCGAAGAAATAGAAGCAATGATTGAAAACATTGGAATCGATATCCAGAAAATACAAGCTACTAGTGATTTTAACCAGAATGTCATACAGCCTAACTCTTGTTCGTTTGACCAACTGTGTTCTATGATCAATGATCTCGAACAAAATGTAACCGGACATGGAACTAGCAAtgtaattgatgaaaaaatcagcAGTAACAGATATTCAAATAATCAG TTTCAGCCAGAAAGAGACTATTCTATGAAACAAAGTGGATCATCTCCTTCAACATATGAAGATATTATGACTTTATTAGAGATGTTGGATAATGATG GGTATCTTTCCAGGGCCCCCAATGATCAGGCAAATGTTTACTCAAAGGTTGTTAGGAATACACCGGCCGATCAGTGTATTCAATGCTGCAATACCCAAGG AATACATCCTGCATCAAGCTATTCCTCTAAGACTTTGAAAGAAGATTTAGCAACAGTGAAGTTGCAGTTAGAGGAGCGGGATAGTACTGTGGAGTTATTAAAGAATGAATTGAAGACTCAATGTCGTTCGGCTTGTGAAAAGATGGAATCACAGACAAAGAAGCATGCTGGTGAGCTGCAAGCTCAGAAGACGAAATACCAGACAGTAATAAAGAGGCATCAGAAATTCATAGAGCAAATAATATCTGATAAGAAGAACTTGACTGAGAAATGTAACGCTCTAACAGAGCACATTAAACAAATGGAAGTTAAATATCAGCGGGAAATGAAGGTTGCCGCTGAACGACATGGTGTGGAATTACAAAGAGCTAGAGAACTTTGTGCTGcctctgaaaaaataagacGTGAACGTTGGTTGGAAGCCAAAACCTCAAAGATTAAG GAAATGACCGTTAAGGGACTAGAGCCAGAACTCCGGAGTATGATAGAGCAGCATCAACAAGAGCTTCAAGAAATTCGCAGCGCTCACATCAAAGAGCTCCAAGATACCGAATTACGCACAATCCGTCGATCTAATCAGCAACTAGAACAATTACGCTTAGAACTCACTAGCAGTCATGAAAAGCTATTGAGCAATGAGAAAGACATTCTGAAAACTAG ATATAATGAAAAACTTGAACAGCAAGAGAGCTTATTTCAAGACCAACGGCGCAAGCTTATAGATGATTTAGAAGGTGGGAAAAAGATTTTAGCTCAAGAACAGCAGAGATTGATCGCTGAAAGAGATGCTGCAATAAACCTAGCTAATTCGCAATGCAGT gaaaaaataaacactcTAATGCGACAGAaccagattgaaaaaaaaaacctccaagAAACACTTCGGATAGAACAGGAGACTTGGATGGAAAATTATAGAAGACAGCAGAATACgaaattagagaaaatggAGTCACGTTTGAGAAATGAATGCAGTCGAGAGCGTGACAGACAAATAGAACTGGCTATTGAACGACTTGAAAAGGAGACACTTGAAATGAAAACCAGCCTCCAACAGAGTTCGGAAAATCGCCTGAG ATGTATGAAAGAGAAATATGAAGCTGAACTACAAGATGTGAGTAACAGTGAACAGTTATTAAAAAGTAAAGTAACATCGATGCAAGAACGCCTCACAGAAACCACAATACAGTTGCAAAAAACTGAGGAAAAACTACAACAATGTATGCTCCAAATCAGTAATTCTGCGCAG TTGGTAGATCAACTAACTATTGAGAAGAACAATGCAAAGAAGATTGTTCGTCAAGAAATTGAATCGGAAAAACGGGAACTGGAGGATAAGATTGCATCACTCTATAAAGAGCTCACTGAGAATAATTCCAATAGGGATGTACAAATGGCTCAACTGTACAGCAG gGTAAAATTACTCGTGACACAAAAAGATCTGACAATAGGAAAACTTGTGAAAGAAGCTGAAGAGTCGCAGAAGAAATGTGACCATTTGGAAAAGCTGTTGGACCAACAAAGAAAAGATTATGTACTGAAGTCTTTATAG
- the LOC105690020 gene encoding rab5 GDP/GTP exchange factor, which produces MYSIKTPTLRIDEADLKCKNGCGFFGNAEWQGYCSKCHREHLQKQRAQREHAQAQESNTSSKTAVPGFYKFEEKKRQQEKKTKLLKLSVFRKPTTKTQGVTELWQELVKDNPELDKVKSDSRDLVVLLSKTPAEKDARKWIRSFVHNILQNKDIKRVEELSELTQNFYQVFAKRMENSPNYAEIAPETKERLLDYIERYTMTLLYSILFCPPSTTDEEKDLAIQNRIRQLNWVSGKNLECRIHETSSDVRELVYTSITDLLNMDSVKAPQEKLACVVHCCRNIFLLLQQSVGGPASADEFLPALIFIVLKANPARLKSNINFITRFCNASRLMTGEGGYYFTNLCCAVSFIENLTAESLNMPEKDFNAYMSGARVPASTWESALTMCESIHLMCEHITLLDELKIKNLDIIAEAEDLKKKCIQFPLSIKTEVDSALARTPLLIKQSQKVPTDLDCVDAESYQLPPPIIPQIYSQTLTDETGENLASNSIQADDYKGPSIDDCITPSPTFDFPPFDSDGGLHGSKGDDDTSLISLDTQCDLTTEESYIQDKDSSDSLLDQSQGSSANLPSLLKPVCPAREDYHGFSIQGTNIPTIPCNTGDLSLNRSSDLDGDNYSGYFHNI; this is translated from the exons ATGTACTCTATAAAGACACCAACACTACGCATAGATGAGGCAGATTTAAAGTGCAAAAATGGTTGTGGATTTTTTGGTAATGCCGAGTGGCAAGGATATTGCAGTAAATGTCACAGAGAACATCTACAGAAGCAGCGAGCTCAGAGAGAACATGCTCAAGCTCAGGAAAG CAACACAAGCTCTAAGACAGCAGTACCTGGTTTctataaatttgaagaaaagaagcgacagcaagaaaagaaaactaaacTTTTGAAACTCTCTGTTTTCAGGAAGCCAACGACAAAAA CACAAGGAGTCACGGAACTATGGCAGGAGTTAGTTAAAGACAATCCAGAACTTGACAAAGTCAAATCAGATAGCCGAGATCTTGTAGTATTGCTTTCAAAGACACCAGCTGAAAAAGATGCTCGCAAATGGATACGTTCTTTTGTGCATAATATTCTGCAGAATAAAGACATTAAAAGGGTGGAAGAACTTTCAGAACTTACGCAAAACTTTTATCAAGTATTTGCAAAACGTATGGAAAACAGTCCCAATTATGCAG aaattgcTCCTGAAACTAAAGAGCGTTTGTTAGACTACATCGAAAGGTATACAATGACTTTATTATATAGCATATTGTTCTGTCCACCATCAACCACGGATGAGGAAAAGGATTTGGCCATTCAAAATAG GATTCGGCAGCTGAATTGGGTAAGTGGGAAGAATTTAGAATGTCGAATACATGAAACTAGTTCGGATGTCCGGGAGCTTGTTTACACATCAATAACAG ATTTATTAAACATGGACTCTGTCAAAGCGCCTCAAGAAAAATTGGCCTGTGTTGTACATTGCTGTAGAAATATCTTTTTACTACTTCAACAATCTGTGGGTGGACCAGCGTCAGCTGATGAATTTCTCCCAGCGTTGATATTCATTGTGCTGAAAGCTAATCCCGCACGTTTGAAGAGTAACATAAACTTTATCACAAGGTTCTGTAATGCTAGCAGACTCATGACTGGAGAAGGCggttattattttacaaatctg TGTTGCGCAGTATCTTTCATAGAAAACCTGACAGCAGAGTCGTTGAACATGCCGGAGAAAGATTTCAATGCATACATGTCTGGCGCACGCGTACCAGCGAGCACCTGGGAATCTGCTCTCACCATGTGTGAG AGTATACATTTGATGTGTGAACACATCACGCTGCTGGatgaactgaaaataaaaaatctggacATTATAGCGGAAGCCGAGGAcctcaaaaaaaaatgcatccaATTCCCACTGAGTATAAAAACTGAAGTAGATTCTGCATTAGCTCGCACACCTCTGCTAATTAAACAGAGTCAAAAAGTGCCGACTGATCTGGACTGCGTGGATGCAGAAAGCTACCAACTACCACCTCCAATTATACCACAG ATTTATTCACAAACGTTGACTGACGAAACGGGCGAAAACTTAGCGTCGAATTCCATCCAGGCTGACGATTATAAAGGACCTTCAATTGACGATTGTATTACTCCTTCACCTACGTTCGATTTTCCTCCATTTGACTCGGATGGCGGTCTTCATGGAAGTAAGGGAGATGATGATACTAGCTTGATAAGCTTAGATACTCAATGCGATCTTACAACAGAGGAGTCGTATATTCAAGATAAAGATTCTTCCGATAGTTTGCTGGATCAATCGCAAGGATCAAGCGCTAATTTGCCTTCTCTCTTAAAGCCAGTATGTCCGGCGCGTGAAGATTACCATGGTTTTTCTATTCAGGGCACTAACATTCCCACAATTCCATGCAATACTGGTGATCTTTCTTTAAATCGCTCCTCAGATTTGGATGGAGACAATTATTCCGGCTATTTCCACAACATTTAG
- the LOC105690313 gene encoding GTP-binding protein 128up, translated as MSTILEKIASIEAEMARTQKNKATSGHLGLLKAKLAKLRRELITPKGGGGGGEQGFEVAKTGDARIGFVGFPSVGKSTLLSTLAGVYSEVAAYEFTTLTTVPGCIKYKGAKIQLLDLPGIIEGAKDGKGRGRQVIAVARTCSLIFIVLDVLKPLGHKRLIEHELEGFGLRLNKQPPNLTFRKKDKGGINLQTMGPQSELDLDTVKSILSEYKIHNADITLRYDATSDDLIDVIEGNRVYVPCIYLLNKIDQISIEELDVIYKIPHCVPISAHHKWNFDDLLEKMWEYLQLVRIYTKPKGQLPDYNSPVVLNIDRRSVEDFCNKLHRSIAKEFKYALVWGSSVKHQPQKVGKDHVLSDEDVVQVVKRV; from the exons ATGAGTACTATACTAGAAAAAATCGCCTCTATCGAGGCCGAG ATGGCTCgaacgcaaaaaaataaagccaCCTCTGGACACTTAGGGTTACTGAAAGCGAAGCTTGCCAAATTAAGGCGAGAACTTATCACTCCTAAAGGCGGTGGCGGAGGAGGTGAACAAGGCTTTGAAGTAGCCAAAACCGGTGATGCAAGAATCGGGTTTGTCG GATTTCCATCTGTTGGAAAATCAACGCTACTCAGTACACTAGCTGGTGTTTATTCTGAGGTTGCTGCTTACGAATTTACAACCCTCACCACTGTTCCTGGGTGCATTAAATATAAAGGAGCCAAAATACAG CTTCTTGATCTTCCTGGAATTATCGAGGGTGCAAAAGATGGCAAAGGTCGAGGGAGGCAAGTCATAGCAGTAGCGCGCACTTGCAGCCTCATATTCATTGTGTTGGATGTCCTTAAACCTCTTGGTCATAAACGACTCATCGAACATGAACTTGAGGGGTTTGGTTTGCGGCTCAATAAACAACCTCCAAATCTCacatttagaaaaaaagataaaggtGGAATTAATTTGCAAACCATG GGCCCACAATCTGAACTTGACTTAGATACGGTGAAGTCTATCCTATCAGAATACAAAATTCACAACGCAGATATAACTCTACGTTATGATGCTACTTCAGATGACCTTATTGATGTGATAGAGGGCAATCGTGTCTATGTTCCCTGTATTTACCTCCTCAATAAAATAG ATCAAATTAGTATCGAGGAGTTGGatgttatttataaaattccaCACTGCGTACCGATCTCTGCCCACCACAAATGGAACTTTGATGATCTATTAGAAAAGATGTGGGAGTATCTACAACTCGTGAGAAT TTACACCAAACCAAAAGGTCAACTTCCTGACTATAATTCACCAGTTGTCTTGAATATTGACAGAAGATCCGTCGAAGATTTTTGTAACAAATTACATCGTTCGATTGCCAAGGAGTTTAAATA cgcACTCGTCTGGGGCTCTTCTGTGAAGCATCAGCCTCAAAAAGTTGGTAAAGATCATGTCTTGAGTGATGAAGACGTTGTACAGGTTGTTAAAAGAGTGTGA